A window of Chitinophagales bacterium contains these coding sequences:
- a CDS encoding T9SS type A sorting domain-containing protein, with translation MKQIYTLLITLMVTIGLQAQSFSWNNFNDGSTSYNVTSNNVKMTVSITGSGHASGEPSYKSTNGGYLYESVDWSNKTTTITYTITFTVPLKGVYFYVYDVDYSNGGWDDKLTISAKNNVNTTVYPTISAGSSAEVTGTNLNILEGKGNNSSFSSNPSYVSFGTSVPVKTLTIVYGAGSNSPNNPNGQVIGFSMVGSIEALPVQLLGFSAAKSGTNNALIKWETDKQIRFDHFELERSATAVGPFEKVADIASNNAVTGNYSFTDINVKTKMATAYYRLKMVDIDGTYSYSRVAMIRFTGGATFDVRPTLLHAGENLNVTVSSNENENYTIKLFNLGGKMVAQQNIARSGQVALNTAGLQKGMYVVTVEGGSEPQTFKVMLQ, from the coding sequence ATGAAACAAATCTACACCCTACTGATCACCCTGATGGTTACAATCGGCCTTCAGGCTCAAAGTTTCTCCTGGAACAATTTTAATGATGGTTCCACTTCCTACAATGTAACATCTAACAACGTAAAAATGACCGTATCCATCACTGGTTCTGGTCATGCTTCAGGCGAACCCAGCTATAAGAGTACAAATGGCGGATACCTGTATGAAAGCGTTGATTGGTCAAACAAAACCACCACGATCACTTACACCATTACCTTTACTGTTCCCCTTAAAGGTGTCTATTTCTATGTGTATGATGTTGATTATTCCAATGGTGGCTGGGATGATAAACTGACCATCAGTGCAAAGAATAATGTGAACACCACTGTTTACCCTACTATTTCTGCCGGAAGTTCTGCTGAAGTTACAGGAACCAACCTGAACATCCTGGAAGGAAAAGGCAATAACTCCTCTTTCTCCTCCAATCCTTCTTATGTTAGTTTTGGAACCAGTGTACCTGTAAAAACCCTTACCATTGTTTATGGCGCAGGGAGCAACAGTCCGAACAACCCCAATGGCCAGGTAATTGGTTTTAGCATGGTAGGATCTATTGAGGCCCTGCCGGTTCAATTGCTTGGTTTCAGCGCCGCTAAATCTGGTACAAACAACGCCCTGATCAAATGGGAAACTGACAAACAGATCCGCTTTGACCATTTTGAACTCGAGCGTTCTGCCACAGCGGTTGGTCCTTTTGAGAAAGTTGCCGATATCGCTTCGAACAATGCTGTAACAGGTAACTATTCTTTCACGGATATCAATGTAAAAACCAAAATGGCTACTGCCTATTATCGCCTGAAAATGGTGGATATTGACGGAACTTATTCTTACAGCCGTGTTGCCATGATCCGCTTCACTGGTGGTGCTACATTCGATGTTCGTCCCACCCTGCTCCACGCCGGTGAGAACCTGAATGTGACTGTATCCAGCAACGAAAATGAAAACTATACGATCAAATTATTCAACCTGGGTGGTAAGATGGTTGCTCAACAAAATATTGCCCGCTCTGGTCAGGTTGCCCTGAATACTGCTGGTCTCCAGAAAGGTATGTATGTGGTAACGGTAGAAGGTGGTAGCGAGCCCCAAACATTCAAAGTAATGCTTCAGTAA
- a CDS encoding cytochrome c, producing the protein MSKKAILLALTGTIIIISCSQKNFPQKSETKTVPVTSYAGPVKELIMAKCSPCHVAGGNKTPLDNYESTKKLADDIIRRVELNPGERGFMPMKREKLSADEIALIKKWKEEGMAE; encoded by the coding sequence ATGTCGAAAAAAGCAATTCTTTTGGCTCTTACGGGCACCATTATCATCATTTCCTGCTCACAAAAGAATTTCCCGCAGAAATCAGAGACAAAAACTGTGCCTGTAACAAGTTATGCAGGCCCTGTGAAAGAATTGATCATGGCAAAATGCTCTCCCTGTCATGTGGCCGGAGGAAATAAAACACCACTCGACAACTATGAATCAACAAAAAAGCTGGCCGATGATATCATTCGACGTGTGGAACTCAATCCAGGCGAAAGAGGCTTCATGCCCATGAAAAGAGAAAAACTCAGCGCCGATGAGATCGCTTTAATAAAGAAATGGAAGGAAGAGGGGATGGC
- a CDS encoding CHAD domain-containing protein: MKKPIAQITFLNFLEEKAGELKQFTGQLRKRADADIVHQVRVSVKRWKMTARLLDELYHIPWKSDFKLTAKLFRICGDQRNLEQSIQICQHQGFYAKGMDQFFHRELIKAKRFTRSAIKEYDISGVFNYLDRVKIFFSGCHPLPQSKTLQKAEDKLLKKAAGLFQQKPRPLHKIRKRLKDLLFLCEFTQHAQGKLRKLNKHLDLLGKIQDLVVLEEFVEQGLSKGVITQNDGRKLSKRITSRRKRLVKRSENQLAAFLFPDK; the protein is encoded by the coding sequence TTGAAAAAGCCGATTGCCCAAATAACATTCCTGAATTTCTTAGAGGAAAAGGCAGGAGAACTTAAACAGTTCACCGGGCAATTGCGTAAAAGGGCAGATGCGGATATCGTTCATCAGGTCCGGGTGTCAGTAAAAAGATGGAAAATGACGGCACGCTTACTCGATGAACTCTATCATATACCCTGGAAAAGCGATTTTAAATTGACTGCTAAACTTTTCAGGATTTGTGGAGATCAACGGAACCTGGAACAGAGTATCCAAATTTGTCAACACCAGGGCTTTTATGCAAAAGGGATGGATCAGTTCTTTCACCGGGAATTGATAAAGGCAAAACGATTTACCAGATCGGCTATTAAAGAGTATGATATTTCTGGTGTTTTTAATTATCTGGATCGGGTAAAGATCTTTTTTTCTGGTTGCCATCCATTACCCCAGTCTAAAACACTTCAAAAAGCAGAAGACAAATTATTAAAAAAGGCAGCGGGGCTTTTTCAGCAAAAGCCCAGACCTCTTCACAAGATCCGGAAGCGCCTGAAAGACCTTTTGTTTCTTTGCGAATTCACCCAACATGCCCAGGGAAAGTTGCGAAAATTGAACAAGCATCTTGATCTGCTGGGAAAGATTCAGGATCTGGTAGTACTGGAAGAATTTGTTGAACAGGGGCTTTCAAAGGGAGTTATCACTCAAAATGACGGGCGAAAGTTGAGTAAAAGGATAACATCCAGGCGCAAACGACTTGTTAAACGTTCAGAGAATCAATTGGCTGCATTTTTATTTCCCGATAAATAA
- a CDS encoding HigA family addiction module antidote protein, whose translation MAKLKNIHPGEVLMEEFLIPFEISAYRLAKDIGIPQTRVSEILKGNRRITADTALRLSKYFGNSAKFWLGLQDDFDLEEEAIAKRNSINSIKAIHPKAA comes from the coding sequence ATGGCAAAGTTAAAGAACATACACCCCGGCGAGGTCTTAATGGAGGAGTTTCTGATTCCGTTTGAAATTTCTGCTTACCGATTAGCCAAAGACATAGGTATTCCTCAAACAAGGGTCTCCGAAATTTTAAAGGGAAATCGAAGGATAACAGCTGACACTGCCTTGCGGCTTAGCAAATACTTTGGCAACTCTGCAAAATTCTGGCTTGGTCTTCAGGATGACTTTGACCTGGAGGAGGAAGCGATTGCTAAAAGAAATTCCATAAACTCCATAAAGGCTATACATCCAAAAGCAGCCTAG
- a CDS encoding aspartate aminotransferase family protein gives MNKTPLLTEGDVNLSPFRAEWIEGLDHETNELLQSDARYFLHQSLSTPCLNVIESAEGIYITDIQGKKYMDFHGNNVHQVGHRNPFVIEKVKAQLDQLPFCPRRYTNQPIIELANRLTGLMPAGLSRVLFCPGGTSAIGMALKLARVITGKTKVVSYVDSFHGASLDAIAAGGEAQFKKYMGEFPDTINIPAPDNYRLPEVSEATTLAAIENILKENKDVGAFIAETVRNTDVQIPSYAYWKKIRALCNEYKVLLILDEIPIAFGRTGKMFAFEHYDIEPDILCLGKGLGAGIIPMAGIIVREEYNIAEEVSLGHYTFEKNPLGAAAGLAMLDFIDQHNLPDQVKSSEAYLHKALTGLKNQYPVIGDIRGIGLLWGIELVKDPVTKERDTELASRVMYRCLEKGLSFKVSQGNVLQWVPPLTIRETELQEAVDILETALTQEI, from the coding sequence ATGAACAAGACTCCCTTGCTTACAGAAGGTGATGTGAACCTCTCTCCTTTTCGGGCGGAATGGATAGAAGGCCTGGACCATGAAACAAATGAACTACTTCAATCCGATGCCCGCTATTTCCTTCACCAATCCCTTTCCACTCCCTGTCTGAATGTGATCGAATCGGCCGAAGGCATATACATCACCGATATTCAGGGAAAGAAATACATGGATTTTCATGGGAATAATGTTCATCAGGTTGGGCATCGAAACCCCTTTGTCATTGAAAAAGTAAAAGCCCAGTTGGACCAATTGCCTTTTTGCCCCCGGCGATATACCAACCAACCGATCATTGAACTGGCAAACAGGTTGACAGGCTTAATGCCTGCTGGCTTATCCAGGGTGCTGTTTTGTCCGGGAGGCACCAGTGCGATCGGCATGGCCTTGAAACTGGCGCGGGTAATCACGGGCAAAACGAAAGTCGTGTCCTATGTTGATTCCTTTCACGGCGCGTCATTGGATGCGATCGCCGCTGGTGGTGAAGCACAGTTTAAAAAATACATGGGTGAATTTCCAGATACCATCAATATCCCGGCGCCTGACAATTACCGTTTACCCGAAGTAAGTGAGGCGACTACCTTAGCCGCCATAGAAAATATTCTTAAGGAAAACAAGGATGTAGGAGCCTTTATCGCGGAGACCGTTCGCAACACGGACGTACAGATTCCATCCTATGCTTATTGGAAAAAGATCCGTGCGCTTTGCAATGAATACAAAGTTCTATTGATTCTTGATGAGATCCCGATCGCTTTTGGCCGCACAGGAAAAATGTTTGCTTTTGAACATTATGACATTGAACCGGATATTCTGTGTCTGGGAAAAGGATTAGGTGCGGGTATCATCCCTATGGCCGGAATCATTGTACGGGAAGAATATAATATTGCCGAAGAGGTTTCGCTGGGACATTACACCTTTGAAAAAAATCCTTTGGGAGCCGCTGCAGGGTTAGCGATGCTGGATTTTATCGATCAACATAACCTGCCCGATCAGGTGAAATCCAGCGAAGCCTATTTACATAAGGCGCTCACCGGCCTAAAAAATCAATATCCGGTGATTGGCGATATACGAGGAATTGGGCTGCTCTGGGGGATCGAATTGGTAAAGGACCCGGTTACAAAGGAAAGAGACACCGAGCTGGCTTCGCGTGTCATGTACCGATGTCTGGAAAAAGGATTAAGCTTTAAGGTCTCACAAGGGAATGTGTTACAATGGGTGCCTCCGTTGACCATCCGGGAGACTGAATTGCAGGAAGCTGTGGATATACTGGAAACGGCATTGACACAAGAAATTTGA
- a CDS encoding tail fiber domain-containing protein, producing MKKHVNALLFALFILLGTASTINAQSISDQEIKTNIQSIAQPLQKLNALEPQVFEYNTKRYAHLSLPKGLQYGFMTENVEKVLPGAINTTRYSFMKGKNSYQQTLVRSTDLQSLIPLLVASIKEQQSQIDVLKAEVEMLKKKAGM from the coding sequence ATGAAAAAGCATGTAAACGCTTTATTATTTGCCTTATTTATTCTTTTAGGTACCGCATCGACTATTAACGCCCAGTCCATTTCCGACCAGGAGATCAAAACCAATATTCAATCGATCGCTCAGCCATTGCAAAAGTTGAACGCGCTGGAGCCACAGGTTTTTGAATACAACACAAAACGATATGCGCATTTGTCCCTGCCCAAAGGCCTGCAATATGGTTTTATGACCGAAAACGTGGAAAAAGTGCTACCCGGCGCAATCAATACGACCCGGTATTCTTTTATGAAAGGGAAGAATTCCTACCAGCAGACACTGGTCAGGAGTACGGACCTGCAAAGCCTGATACCCTTGTTGGTGGCCTCTATCAAGGAACAACAATCACAGATTGATGTCCTGAAAGCCGAAGTGGAAATGCTAAAGAAAAAGGCAGGGATGTAA
- a CDS encoding type II toxin-antitoxin system RelE/ParE family toxin, with amino-acid sequence MIISFGDKETENIWIGIRVKKWPIQIQEIGRRKLRMINNAVDLTDLKIPPANRLEKLSGNLKFFYSIRINDQWRIIFKWSAGNASEVEIIDYH; translated from the coding sequence ATGATTATTTCTTTTGGTGATAAAGAGACCGAAAATATCTGGATAGGGATTAGGGTAAAAAAATGGCCTATTCAAATTCAAGAAATAGGACGTAGAAAACTAAGAATGATCAATAATGCCGTTGACTTAACCGACTTGAAAATACCGCCAGCAAATAGACTGGAGAAACTGAGTGGAAATCTCAAGTTTTTCTATAGTATACGCATTAATGACCAGTGGAGAATTATTTTTAAATGGTCAGCGGGCAATGCATCAGAAGTTGAAATTATTGATTATCATTAA
- a CDS encoding DEAD/DEAH box helicase, with translation MLFNELQLIEPVLKALSQEGYTQPTPIQEKAIPVVLQRKDLLGCAQTGTGKTAAFTIPILQLMSQEDQPVKGIRALVLTPTRELAIQIGESIEAYGRFLPLKHTVVFGGVSQHAQVQALRRGVDILVATPGRLLDLMQQRHIALDHIQFFVLDEADRMLDMGFVQDVRRVIARLPQQRQTLFFSATMPGEIRQLAQILLKDPIKVEVTPPSSTVDLIQQAVYHCDKQNKLPLLIEILKDPAIESVLIFTQMKYAADRLAKSLSRAGIPTEAIHGNKAQNARQKALSNFKSRKTRVLVATDIAARGIDIDELTHVINYELPNVPETYVHRIGRTGRAGASGIAISFCDWSEKIFLSDIQKLIKKTIPVVKDHPYDVPSMYNQIQQAKPTTGSAPSSFGNARRAGGKRYGRAFTQRA, from the coding sequence GTGTTATTCAACGAATTACAGCTCATTGAGCCTGTTCTCAAAGCGCTTAGCCAGGAAGGTTATACGCAACCGACCCCTATTCAGGAAAAAGCCATTCCTGTTGTTTTACAAAGAAAAGACCTGCTCGGGTGTGCCCAGACAGGCACCGGCAAAACCGCCGCATTTACCATCCCTATCCTTCAATTGATGAGCCAAGAGGATCAACCTGTTAAAGGTATCCGTGCGCTTGTTTTAACCCCAACCCGCGAACTCGCGATTCAGATCGGGGAAAGCATTGAGGCCTATGGCCGTTTTCTCCCCCTTAAACATACCGTTGTATTTGGTGGAGTTTCTCAACATGCCCAGGTTCAAGCTCTTCGCAGGGGTGTAGATATTTTGGTGGCCACACCAGGCCGTTTACTTGACCTGATGCAACAAAGACATATTGCCCTGGATCATATCCAGTTCTTTGTTTTGGATGAAGCCGATCGTATGTTAGATATGGGATTTGTACAGGATGTCAGAAGGGTGATCGCCCGTCTGCCCCAGCAACGCCAGACCCTTTTCTTCTCGGCAACCATGCCCGGTGAAATCAGGCAGCTTGCACAAATATTACTGAAGGATCCCATTAAGGTAGAGGTTACACCTCCATCTTCTACGGTGGACCTGATCCAACAGGCAGTTTATCATTGTGATAAGCAAAACAAACTTCCTTTATTGATCGAGATATTAAAGGATCCTGCGATTGAATCGGTTCTCATCTTTACGCAGATGAAATATGCGGCAGACCGCCTTGCCAAAAGCCTGAGCCGTGCCGGGATTCCCACCGAGGCGATCCATGGTAATAAAGCTCAGAATGCCCGACAAAAGGCCCTTTCCAATTTCAAGTCACGCAAGACAAGAGTACTGGTGGCTACAGATATTGCCGCCCGGGGTATTGATATTGATGAACTTACACACGTCATCAACTATGAATTGCCCAATGTGCCCGAAACCTATGTACACCGTATCGGTCGTACAGGTCGTGCCGGCGCAAGTGGTATAGCCATCTCCTTTTGCGACTGGAGTGAAAAGATCTTCCTCAGTGATATCCAAAAACTGATCAAAAAGACCATCCCCGTTGTAAAGGACCATCCTTACGACGTTCCCTCTATGTATAATCAGATACAACAGGCCAAACCAACCACCGGCTCAGCACCTTCCAGTTTTGGAAATGCCCGCAGAGCAGGCGGAAAACGGTATGGACGGGCGTTTACGCAGAGGGCGTGA
- a CDS encoding FAD-binding protein, which translates to MKEQYQELASRLEGEFYDDQAMRTLYATDASAYRELPQAVAIPRSVKDIRLLIEFAKKTGSSLIPRTAGTSLAGQVVGNGIVVDVSKYFTGILELNKEEKWVKVQPGVIRDELNMYLKPHGLFFGPETSTANRAMIGGMVGNNSCGSNSVVYRSTREHLLEVKALLSDGTEAVFGALDIEQFHQKCEGDTLEASIYRNVRQLLSNYENQQEIRKEYPKRTIERRNTGYAIDLLVETAPFSAGGPAFNFCQLIAGSEGTLAFITEIKLNVVPLPPPEVGLLCVHFDTIDESLRANLIALKYDISASELIDHYILECTKNNIEQQKNRFFVEGDPGAILVIEFARHSREEVLADANRCIEELKEAGLGYHYPLLFGADTKKIWTLRKAGLGLLGNMPGSKKPVPVIEDTAVDVNDLPAYIREFNSILKSYGLHSVHYAHAGSGEIHLRPILDLKTEEGNQMFRTIAQEIAQLVKRYQGSLSGEHGDGRLRGEFIRQMIGEKNYGLLNDIKQAWDPQHIFNPNKIVDTPPMNTMLRYTPGQQSPRFDTVFRFENMDILLHAEQCNGSGDCRKTHLSGGTMCPSYMATRSEKDSTRARANILREFLTHSTKINRFDHEEIYQVMDLCLSCKGCKSECPSNVDVAKLKAEFLQHYYDAHGVPFRAKLIAGFNRSSSLAAIWPGAYNFFVKNNFTSGLIKSIAGFHPRRSLPGLHSTTVMKWASRKREKSSGQLGKVYFFVDEFTNYSDTGTGIHAIQLLERLGYTVIIPEHVESGRASLSKGLLRKAKEIANRNISLLAPLVNEETPLLGVEPSAILTFRDEYIDLASDTQWEKAKALAKHVFTIDEFLAREIDKGKISASSFTKSPKQIKLHGHCQQKALSSVSFTQKMLSLPENFSVEVIPSGCCGMAGSFGYEKEHYDLSMKVGELVLFPAVREASTETIIAAPGTSCRHQVKDGTGVEAKHPVDVLFEALV; encoded by the coding sequence ATGAAGGAACAATACCAGGAACTGGCCTCCCGTCTGGAAGGAGAATTTTATGACGATCAGGCCATGCGTACCCTCTACGCCACCGATGCTTCTGCTTACCGTGAATTGCCCCAGGCCGTAGCTATTCCCCGCAGTGTGAAGGATATCCGGTTACTTATTGAATTTGCCAAAAAGACCGGCAGTTCCCTTATTCCGCGTACCGCGGGCACTTCCCTGGCTGGCCAGGTCGTTGGGAACGGGATCGTGGTGGATGTATCTAAATATTTTACCGGCATTCTGGAACTGAACAAGGAGGAAAAATGGGTGAAAGTACAGCCCGGGGTCATCCGGGATGAGTTGAATATGTACCTCAAACCGCATGGGCTGTTTTTTGGTCCTGAAACCTCTACCGCCAACCGGGCGATGATCGGAGGAATGGTAGGCAATAATAGCTGCGGGTCCAATTCAGTGGTGTACCGCAGTACCCGTGAACATTTGCTGGAAGTTAAAGCCTTACTCAGTGATGGTACCGAAGCGGTATTTGGGGCCCTGGATATTGAACAATTTCACCAAAAATGTGAGGGCGATACTCTTGAAGCGTCGATCTACCGGAATGTTCGACAGTTATTGAGTAATTATGAAAATCAACAGGAGATCCGGAAAGAATATCCCAAGCGTACCATTGAAAGACGCAACACCGGATATGCCATTGACCTGCTGGTGGAAACCGCTCCCTTTTCTGCAGGAGGGCCTGCGTTTAATTTTTGTCAATTAATAGCCGGTTCTGAAGGCACCCTTGCATTTATCACAGAGATCAAACTGAATGTGGTGCCATTGCCACCTCCTGAGGTGGGATTGCTGTGTGTCCATTTTGACACCATTGATGAGTCGTTGCGTGCCAACCTGATCGCGTTAAAATATGATATCAGCGCCAGCGAGCTCATCGATCATTATATTCTGGAGTGTACAAAGAATAATATTGAACAACAAAAGAACCGCTTCTTTGTCGAGGGCGATCCCGGTGCGATACTCGTGATCGAGTTTGCCCGCCATTCACGCGAAGAAGTATTGGCCGATGCCAACCGGTGTATAGAAGAATTAAAAGAAGCTGGACTGGGTTATCACTATCCTCTTTTATTTGGTGCGGATACCAAGAAGATATGGACCCTGCGGAAAGCAGGCCTTGGTTTGCTGGGAAATATGCCCGGAAGCAAGAAGCCGGTTCCCGTTATCGAGGATACAGCGGTGGATGTAAATGACCTGCCGGCCTATATCCGGGAGTTCAATTCCATTTTAAAAAGCTATGGACTTCATTCGGTACACTATGCCCATGCGGGATCGGGGGAGATCCATTTGCGCCCAATTCTTGACCTGAAAACAGAAGAGGGTAACCAGATGTTCCGCACCATTGCCCAGGAAATTGCCCAATTGGTAAAACGCTACCAGGGGTCCCTGAGCGGCGAACACGGTGACGGGCGACTTCGTGGTGAATTCATTCGCCAAATGATCGGGGAGAAGAACTATGGGCTGCTAAATGACATTAAACAGGCCTGGGACCCGCAACATATTTTCAATCCCAACAAGATCGTGGATACGCCACCCATGAATACGATGTTGCGTTACACGCCCGGTCAGCAGTCCCCCCGGTTTGATACGGTGTTTCGATTTGAAAACATGGATATACTGTTGCATGCCGAGCAATGCAATGGTAGTGGTGATTGTCGCAAAACACATTTGAGCGGAGGTACCATGTGCCCTTCCTATATGGCCACCCGTAGCGAAAAGGATTCCACCCGCGCCCGGGCAAATATCCTTCGTGAATTTCTGACCCATTCCACCAAGATCAACCGGTTTGATCACGAAGAGATCTATCAGGTCATGGACCTCTGCCTGAGTTGCAAAGGTTGCAAATCGGAATGTCCAAGTAATGTGGATGTTGCCAAGCTCAAAGCTGAATTTCTGCAGCATTACTATGATGCGCATGGCGTTCCCTTTCGGGCCAAACTGATCGCGGGTTTCAATCGTTCTTCTTCGCTGGCAGCTATCTGGCCAGGAGCGTATAATTTTTTTGTGAAGAATAACTTTACCTCCGGCCTCATTAAATCCATTGCCGGTTTCCATCCGCGTCGCAGCCTGCCCGGACTTCATTCCACTACGGTAATGAAATGGGCTTCCAGAAAAAGAGAGAAATCGTCCGGCCAACTGGGCAAAGTCTATTTCTTTGTGGATGAGTTTACAAACTATAGCGATACCGGCACGGGTATCCATGCCATTCAATTACTTGAGCGCCTCGGTTATACGGTGATCATTCCGGAGCATGTGGAAAGTGGCCGTGCCTCTTTATCAAAAGGGTTGTTGAGAAAGGCCAAAGAGATTGCTAACCGCAATATTTCTCTGCTGGCACCTTTAGTTAATGAAGAGACACCTCTGCTCGGCGTAGAGCCTTCGGCGATACTTACGTTCCGGGATGAATATATCGACCTGGCTTCCGATACGCAATGGGAAAAGGCCAAAGCCCTGGCAAAGCACGTCTTTACGATCGATGAATTCCTGGCCCGTGAGATCGACAAGGGAAAGATCAGTGCGTCATCTTTTACAAAATCTCCCAAACAGATCAAACTCCATGGGCACTGCCAGCAGAAAGCGCTTTCTTCTGTATCGTTTACCCAGAAGATGCTTTCTCTTCCGGAGAATTTTTCAGTAGAAGTGATACCATCCGGCTGTTGTGGTATGGCTGGTAGTTTTGGTTATGAAAAAGAACACTATGATCTTTCCATGAAAGTGGGGGAATTGGTGCTGTTCCCGGCGGTACGTGAAGCAAGTACTGAAACCATCATTGCCGCACCCGGCACCAGTTGTCGTCATCAGGTGAAAGATGGTACAGGCGTAGAGGCGAAACATCCGGTGGATGTGTTGTTTGAGGCGTTGGTGTAG
- a CDS encoding lytic transglycosylase domain-containing protein: MTLLLLAGNGVLAFAAPNKGGNEPGHRATNPFYRDTALFRTHAFDIQGVCICMEDISEDHLPKAPRIQLRKEAEDFIEDYIKENRYMMDKIMLNGKQSLTTIDRIFGARGIPLELKYLAVIESKLKPSAVSAVGAAGIWQFMPGTARGLGLKVSGKVDERRNNLKSTLAAAKYLERLYLIYEDWLLVVAAYNCGPGGVDKAIKSSGSRDFWKLQRFLPRETRLHVKKFISTHYYYENHGSLVTLTREETQSHIKAAASFLAKYQPEEQSPLPTDPDPDSTVHTRITAILQDQDQFWVLLKK, translated from the coding sequence ATGACCTTATTGCTTCTTGCCGGAAACGGGGTATTGGCTTTTGCCGCTCCGAACAAGGGAGGAAACGAACCTGGTCACCGGGCTACAAATCCCTTTTACCGGGATACGGCGCTCTTTCGTACTCACGCCTTTGACATTCAAGGTGTATGTATTTGCATGGAAGACATAAGTGAAGATCACTTGCCAAAAGCACCCCGGATCCAATTAAGGAAAGAAGCCGAAGATTTTATTGAAGATTACATCAAGGAGAACCGGTACATGATGGATAAGATCATGCTGAATGGAAAGCAATCGCTGACCACCATTGATCGGATCTTTGGTGCACGGGGAATCCCCCTCGAATTAAAGTACCTCGCGGTGATCGAATCAAAATTGAAACCCTCCGCAGTTTCAGCGGTAGGGGCCGCCGGTATCTGGCAATTCATGCCGGGAACAGCACGTGGACTTGGATTAAAAGTTTCTGGTAAAGTAGACGAAAGAAGGAACAACCTGAAAAGTACACTGGCGGCAGCCAAATACCTGGAACGTCTATATTTGATCTATGAAGACTGGTTATTGGTAGTGGCGGCTTACAACTGTGGCCCTGGTGGTGTGGATAAAGCCATCAAATCCTCAGGAAGCCGTGATTTTTGGAAATTACAACGTTTCCTGCCGCGTGAAACCCGACTGCATGTAAAAAAATTCATCAGCACACATTATTACTATGAAAACCACGGTAGCCTGGTAACCCTTACACGAGAAGAGACTCAGTCGCATATCAAGGCGGCAGCTTCTTTCCTCGCGAAATACCAGCCCGAAGAACAGTCACCCCTGCCTACTGATCCTGATCCGGATTCCACCGTACACACCAGGATCACTGCCATCTTGCAGGACCAAGATCAGTTCTGGGTACTGTTGAAAAAATAA